The following proteins come from a genomic window of Sorghum bicolor cultivar BTx623 chromosome 3, Sorghum_bicolor_NCBIv3, whole genome shotgun sequence:
- the LOC8075112 gene encoding heavy metal-associated isoprenylated plant protein 2: MSNKKIVVKADLVGKTCMRDILSVAATLQGIKSMDVDAEKCTLTVVGTVDPVRIAQKLKKKCFSVNIISVEDDKPKPKPPEPEKKKPQDPCKDVCENKCDKITCCKECKDECKETCERRCKAWLESGGCCTRCAVPSCYPYSYSYCYPYSGCSGGGSWPWRPYGC; encoded by the exons ATGTCTAATAAG AAGATAGTGGTCAAAGCTGACCTCGTCGGCAAGACATGCATGAGGGATATCCTGTCAGTTGCTGCGACGCTCCAAG GGATCAAGTCGATGGACGTTGACGCCGAGAAGTGCACGCTGACGGTGGTCGGCACCGTCGACCCGGTGCGCATCGCgcagaagctcaagaagaagtGCTTCTCCGTGAACATCATCAGCGTCGAAGACGACAAGCCCAAGCCCAAGCCCCCGGAACCGGAGAAGAAGAAGCCGCAGGACCCCTGCAAGGACGTGTGCGAGAACAAGTGCGACAAGATCACCTGCTGCAAGGAGTGCAAGGACGAGTGCAAGGAGACGTGCGAGAGGCGGTGCAAGGCGTGGCTCGAGAGCGGCGGCTGCTGCACGCGCTGCGCCGTGCCCAGCTGCTACCCCTACTCCTACTCCTACTGCTACCCCTACAGCGGGTGCAGCGGCGGTGGCAGCTGGCCCTGGCGCCCCTACGGCTGCTAG